Proteins encoded by one window of Microtus pennsylvanicus isolate mMicPen1 chromosome 18, mMicPen1.hap1, whole genome shotgun sequence:
- the Wnt11 gene encoding protein Wnt-11 isoform X1 yields the protein MKARPQVCEALLFALALHTGVCYGIKWLALSKTPAALALNQTQHCKQLEGLVSAQVQLCRSNLELMRTIVHAAREAMKACRRAFADMRWNCSSIELAPNYLLDLERGTRESAFVYALSAATISHTIARACTSGDLPGCSCGPVPGEPPGPGNRWGGCADNLSYGLLMGAKFSDAPMKVKKTGSQANKLMRLHNSEVGRQALRASLETKCKCHGVSGSCSIRTCWKGLQELRDVAADLKTRYLSATKVVHRPMGTRKHLVPKDLDIRPVKDSELVYLQSSPDFCMKNEKVGSHGTQDRQCNKTSNGSDSCDLMCCGRGYNPYTDRVVERCHCKYHWCCYVTCRRCERTVERYVCK from the exons ATGAAGGCGCGGCCGCAGGTCTGCGAGGCTCTGCTCTTCGCCCTGGCGCTCCACACTGGCGTGTGCTATGGCATCAAGTGGCT AGCACTGTCCAAGACGCCAGCAGCCCTCGCGCTCAACCAGACGCAACACTGCAAGCAGCTGGAGGGCCTGGTGTCTGCGCAGGTGCAGCTCTGCCGCAGCAACCTGGAGCTCATGCGCACCATCGTGCACGCGGCGCGGGAGGCCATGAAGGCCTGCCGCAGGGCCTTCGCCGACATGCGCTGGAACTGCTCCTCCATCGAGCTCGCCCCCAACTACCTGCTTGACCTGGAGAGAG GTACCCGGGAGTCAGCCTTCGTGTATGCCCTGTCGGCCGCCACCATCAGCCACACCATCGCCCGGGCCTGCACCTCTGGCGACCTGCCCGGCTGCTCCTGCGGCCCTGTCCCAGGTGAGCCACCCGGGCCCGGGAACCGCTGGGGAGGATGTGCGGACAACCTCAGCTACGGGCTCCTCATGGGGGCCAAGTTTTCCGATGCTCCTATGAAGGTGAAAAAAACGGGATCCCAAGCCAATAAACTGATGCGTCTACACAACAGTGAAGTGGGGAGACAG GCTCTGCGTGCCTCCCTGGAAACCAAGTGTAAGTGTCATGGGGTGTCTGGCTCCTGCTCCATCCGTACCTGTTGGAAGGGGCTGCAAGAACTGCGGGATGTGGCTGCTGACCTCAAGACCCGCTACCTGTCGGCCACGAAGGTGGTGCACCGGCCTATGGGCACCCGCAAGCACCTAGTGCCCAAGGACCTGGACATCAGGCCCGTGAAGGACTCAGAACTGGTGTATCTACAGAGCTCCCCTGACTTCTGTATGAAGAATGAGAAGGTGGGATCCCACGGGACCCAAGACAG GCAGTGCAACAAAACCTCCAATGGCAGTGACAGCTGCGACCTCATGTGCTGTGGGCGTGGCTATAACCCCTACACGGACCGAGTGGTGGAGCGGTGTCACTGCAAGTACCACTGGTGCTGCTATGTCACCTGCCGCAGGTGTGAGCGCACGGTGGAGCGCTACGTCTGCAAGTGA
- the Wnt11 gene encoding protein Wnt-11 isoform X2 encodes MPCRPPPSATPSPGPAPLATCPAAPAALSQALRASLETKCKCHGVSGSCSIRTCWKGLQELRDVAADLKTRYLSATKVVHRPMGTRKHLVPKDLDIRPVKDSELVYLQSSPDFCMKNEKVGSHGTQDRQCNKTSNGSDSCDLMCCGRGYNPYTDRVVERCHCKYHWCCYVTCRRCERTVERYVCK; translated from the exons ATGCCCTGTCGGCCGCCACCATCAGCCACACCATCGCCCGGGCCTGCACCTCTGGCGACCTGCCCGGCTGCTCCTGCGGCCCTGTCCCAG GCTCTGCGTGCCTCCCTGGAAACCAAGTGTAAGTGTCATGGGGTGTCTGGCTCCTGCTCCATCCGTACCTGTTGGAAGGGGCTGCAAGAACTGCGGGATGTGGCTGCTGACCTCAAGACCCGCTACCTGTCGGCCACGAAGGTGGTGCACCGGCCTATGGGCACCCGCAAGCACCTAGTGCCCAAGGACCTGGACATCAGGCCCGTGAAGGACTCAGAACTGGTGTATCTACAGAGCTCCCCTGACTTCTGTATGAAGAATGAGAAGGTGGGATCCCACGGGACCCAAGACAG GCAGTGCAACAAAACCTCCAATGGCAGTGACAGCTGCGACCTCATGTGCTGTGGGCGTGGCTATAACCCCTACACGGACCGAGTGGTGGAGCGGTGTCACTGCAAGTACCACTGGTGCTGCTATGTCACCTGCCGCAGGTGTGAGCGCACGGTGGAGCGCTACGTCTGCAAGTGA